From one Streptomyces spiramyceticus genomic stretch:
- a CDS encoding TetR/AcrR family transcriptional regulator, translated as MVMVQRQEKAQEKKRRLTAQDWADAALAAMREGGLAAVAVEPLATRLSTTKGSFYWHFPGRDALVEAALVRWAETETEAAITELETEPDPEKRLRRLFAEAVASAASDPLEVSLLATADDPRVAAALRRVTDRRVAYVSRLFAELGFPEAEARRKGLLAYSVYLGHTQLMHAVPSALPVGAELTGYLESALDSLLLRPEIG; from the coding sequence ATGGTCATGGTGCAACGGCAGGAGAAAGCACAGGAGAAGAAGCGGCGGCTGACCGCGCAGGACTGGGCCGATGCGGCCCTGGCCGCCATGCGCGAGGGCGGTCTCGCGGCGGTCGCGGTCGAACCGCTGGCCACCCGGCTCTCCACCACCAAGGGCAGCTTCTACTGGCACTTCCCGGGCCGCGACGCCCTCGTCGAGGCCGCGCTCGTCCGCTGGGCGGAGACGGAGACCGAGGCGGCCATCACCGAGCTCGAAACGGAGCCGGACCCGGAGAAGCGGCTGCGTCGGCTCTTCGCGGAGGCCGTCGCGTCGGCCGCGAGCGACCCGCTGGAGGTGTCGCTGCTCGCGACGGCGGACGACCCGCGGGTCGCTGCGGCGCTGCGGCGGGTGACCGACCGGCGGGTCGCGTACGTGTCACGGCTCTTCGCGGAGCTGGGTTTCCCCGAGGCGGAGGCACGGCGCAAGGGGCTGCTCGCGTACAGCGTCTACCTGGGGCACACCCAGCTGATGCATGCCGTCCCGTCGGCTCTCCCGGTGGGAGCCGAGCTGACCGGCTATCTGGAATCCGCGCTCGATTCGCTGCTGCTGCGCCCCGAGATCGGGTAG
- a CDS encoding anthranilate synthase family protein has protein sequence MLISTLLDDTRPFALLRRRTPGHDHDTVELLIGDVHEAGRLADIPVGDTPVLALVPFRQIRERGFDVRDDGTPLSVLVADETYVLPLDEVLDQLPAHDVRVDGGAFDVDDEEYAGIVRRVIEDEIGQGEGANFVIRRTFEGDIPGFGRADALALFRRLLAGERGAYWTFVVHTGERTLVGASPEVHVRMSGGTVVMNPISGTYRYPADGPSAEALLEFLGDRKETEELSMVVDEELKMMCTVGDMGGVVVGPRLKEMSHLAHTEYELRGRSSLDVREVLRETMFAATVTGSPVQNACRVIERHEVGGRGYYAGALALIGRDEAGTQTLDSPILIRTADISPDGRLRVPVGATLVRHSDPHSEVAETHAKAAGVLAALGVRPGRPQDTAVRPALADDPRVRAALDARRLDLAPFWLKMQERGADLAGHALVVDGEDTFTAMLAHVLRASGLEVTVRRYDEPGLREAALGHEGPVVLGPGPGNPADTADPKMLVLRELAAELVGSHPYGVLGVCLGHELIAAELGLAIVRKDVPYQGAQERIDLFGREEVVGYYNSFTARCDDAGAAELAARGVEVARDLGTGEVHAVRGPGFAGVQFHPESVLTLRGAAIVGELVGGIVAGASRAGAGA, from the coding sequence ATGCTCATCAGCACTCTCCTCGACGACACCCGCCCCTTCGCGCTCCTGCGCAGGCGCACCCCCGGCCACGACCACGACACCGTCGAGCTGCTGATCGGGGACGTGCACGAGGCCGGGCGCCTCGCGGACATCCCGGTCGGCGACACACCGGTGCTCGCGCTGGTGCCGTTCCGGCAGATCAGGGAGCGCGGGTTCGACGTACGGGACGACGGGACGCCGCTCAGTGTGCTGGTCGCCGACGAGACGTACGTGCTGCCGCTCGACGAGGTCCTGGACCAACTGCCCGCGCACGACGTACGGGTCGACGGCGGGGCCTTCGACGTCGATGACGAGGAGTACGCCGGCATCGTGCGGCGCGTCATCGAGGACGAGATCGGGCAGGGCGAGGGCGCGAACTTCGTCATCCGGCGCACCTTCGAGGGCGACATCCCCGGCTTCGGCCGGGCCGACGCGCTCGCCCTCTTCCGGCGGCTCCTCGCCGGGGAGCGGGGCGCGTACTGGACGTTCGTCGTGCACACCGGGGAGCGCACGCTGGTCGGGGCCAGTCCCGAGGTGCATGTGCGGATGTCCGGCGGGACGGTCGTGATGAATCCGATCAGCGGGACGTACCGCTATCCGGCCGACGGGCCGAGCGCCGAGGCGCTGCTGGAGTTCCTGGGCGACCGCAAGGAGACCGAGGAGCTCTCCATGGTCGTCGACGAGGAGCTCAAGATGATGTGCACCGTCGGTGACATGGGCGGGGTCGTCGTCGGGCCCCGGCTCAAGGAGATGTCCCACCTGGCGCACACCGAGTACGAGCTCAGGGGCCGCTCTTCGCTGGATGTACGGGAGGTGCTGCGGGAGACCATGTTCGCCGCGACGGTCACGGGCTCGCCCGTGCAGAACGCCTGCCGGGTCATCGAGCGCCACGAGGTGGGCGGGCGCGGCTACTACGCGGGTGCGCTGGCCCTGATCGGGCGGGACGAAGCGGGTACGCAGACCCTGGACTCGCCCATCCTGATCCGTACGGCCGACATCTCCCCGGACGGCCGTCTGCGGGTGCCCGTCGGGGCGACGCTGGTCCGCCACTCCGACCCGCACAGCGAGGTCGCGGAGACGCACGCCAAGGCGGCGGGTGTACTGGCGGCGCTCGGTGTACGTCCCGGTCGGCCGCAGGACACGGCCGTACGCCCCGCCCTGGCGGACGATCCGCGTGTACGGGCCGCCCTCGACGCACGGCGGCTGGACCTCGCCCCCTTCTGGCTCAAGATGCAGGAACGGGGCGCCGACCTTGCCGGCCACGCGCTGGTGGTCGACGGCGAGGACACCTTCACGGCGATGCTCGCGCATGTGCTGCGGGCGTCCGGTCTTGAGGTGACGGTACGGAGGTACGACGAACCCGGGCTGCGGGAGGCGGCCCTCGGCCACGAGGGACCCGTGGTGCTGGGCCCGGGCCCCGGAAATCCGGCCGACACGGCCGACCCGAAGATGCTGGTCCTGCGGGAGCTGGCGGCGGAGCTGGTGGGCTCGCATCCGTACGGGGTGCTCGGGGTCTGCCTCGGGCATGAGCTGATCGCGGCGGAGCTGGGGCTTGCGATCGTACGGAAGGACGTGCCGTACCAGGGGGCGCAGGAGCGGATCGACCTCTTCGGGCGGGAGGAGGTCGTGGGGTACTACAACAGCTTCACCGCTCGGTGTGATGACGCCGGGGCGGCGGAGTTGGCTGCCCGTGGGGTCGAAGTCGCCCGCGACCTGGGGACGGGCGAAGTGCACGCGGTGCGGGGGCCGGGCTTTGCCGGGGTGCAGTTCCATCCGGAGTCGGTGCTGACGCTGCGCGGGGCGGCGATTGTGGGGGAGCTGGTGGGGGGCATTGTTGCTGGTGCTTCGCGGGCCGGGGCCGGGGCCTGA
- a CDS encoding 6-phosphofructokinase: protein MRVGVLTGGGDCPGLNAVIRAVVRKGVQEYGYDFTGFRDGWRGPLEGDTVRLDIPAVRGILPRGGTILGSSRTNPLQAENGIRRVKDNLAKYEVDSLIVIGGEDTLGVATRLSDEYGIKCVGVPKTIDNDLSATDYTFGFNTAVGIATEAIDRLHTTAESHMRVLVVEVMGRHAGWIALHSGLAGGANVILIPEQRFDIEQVCGWITSRFKASYAPIVVVAEGAMPKDGEMVLKDGTLDSFGHVRLSGVGEWLAKEIEKRTGKEARTTVLGHVQRGGTPSAFDRWLATRFGLHAIEAVRDGDFGKMVALQATDIVRVPMGEATSRLKTVDPKLYEEVGVFFG from the coding sequence ATGCGGGTCGGAGTACTGACCGGGGGAGGCGACTGCCCCGGTCTCAACGCGGTCATCCGCGCTGTCGTCCGCAAGGGCGTGCAGGAGTACGGCTACGACTTCACCGGCTTCAGGGACGGGTGGCGCGGGCCGCTCGAAGGCGACACCGTACGGCTCGACATCCCGGCCGTCCGCGGAATCCTGCCCCGCGGCGGCACCATCCTCGGCTCCTCGCGCACCAACCCCCTCCAGGCGGAGAACGGCATCCGCCGCGTCAAGGACAACCTCGCCAAGTACGAGGTCGACTCGCTCATCGTGATCGGCGGCGAGGACACGCTCGGTGTCGCCACGCGCCTGTCGGACGAGTACGGCATAAAGTGCGTCGGCGTACCCAAGACCATCGACAACGACCTGTCCGCCACCGACTACACCTTCGGCTTCAACACCGCGGTCGGCATCGCGACGGAGGCCATCGACCGACTCCACACCACCGCCGAGTCGCACATGCGCGTCCTCGTCGTCGAGGTCATGGGCCGGCACGCGGGCTGGATCGCCCTGCACTCGGGGCTGGCGGGCGGCGCGAACGTCATCCTCATCCCCGAGCAGCGCTTCGACATCGAGCAGGTCTGCGGCTGGATCACCTCCCGCTTCAAGGCGTCGTACGCCCCGATCGTCGTCGTCGCGGAGGGCGCGATGCCCAAGGACGGCGAGATGGTGCTCAAGGACGGCACGCTGGACTCCTTCGGGCACGTGCGTCTGTCGGGCGTCGGCGAGTGGCTGGCCAAGGAGATCGAGAAGCGCACGGGCAAGGAGGCGAGGACCACGGTCCTCGGCCACGTCCAGCGCGGCGGCACGCCGAGCGCCTTCGACCGGTGGCTGGCGACCCGCTTCGGTCTGCACGCGATCGAGGCGGTACGGGACGGCGACTTCGGCAAGATGGTCGCCCTCCAGGCGACCGACATCGTGCGGGTGCCGATGGGGGAGGCAACGTCCCGATTGAAGACGGTCGACCCGAAGCTGTACGAGGAGGTGGGCGTCTTCTTCGGCTGA
- a CDS encoding response regulator: MSDEQQKIKVMVVDDHPMWRDAVARDLEAAGFDIVATAGDGPQAVRRAQATAPQVLVLDLNLPSMPGVQVCKELVGADPALRVLVLSASGEHADVLEAVKSGATGYLLKSASPEELIDAVRRTAAGEPVFTPGLAGLVLGEYRRLASDPAPAASDEPKAPQLTDRETEVLRLVAKGLSYKQIAERLVISHRTVQNHVQNTLGKLQLHNRVELVRYAIERGLDDA, from the coding sequence ATGAGCGACGAGCAGCAGAAGATCAAGGTGATGGTGGTCGACGACCACCCGATGTGGCGGGACGCGGTCGCCCGCGACCTGGAGGCCGCCGGCTTCGACATCGTCGCCACGGCCGGGGACGGCCCGCAGGCGGTACGCCGCGCCCAGGCCACCGCACCCCAGGTCCTCGTCCTCGACCTCAACCTGCCCTCCATGCCCGGCGTCCAGGTCTGCAAGGAGCTCGTCGGCGCCGACCCGGCACTGCGGGTCCTCGTCCTGTCCGCGAGCGGTGAGCACGCCGACGTACTGGAGGCGGTGAAGTCCGGTGCGACGGGTTATCTGCTGAAGTCGGCCAGTCCTGAAGAGCTCATCGACGCGGTACGCCGAACGGCCGCCGGAGAGCCGGTCTTCACGCCGGGCCTGGCCGGCCTGGTCCTCGGCGAGTACCGCCGACTGGCATCCGACCCGGCGCCCGCTGCGTCCGACGAGCCGAAGGCTCCTCAACTCACCGACCGCGAGACCGAAGTGCTGCGGCTGGTCGCCAAGGGGCTCTCGTACAAGCAGATCGCCGAACGCCTGGTGATCTCGCACCGCACCGTCCAGAACCATGTGCAGAACACCCTGGGCAAGCTCCAGCTGCACAACCGCGTGGAGCTCGTGCGGTACGCGATCGAACGCGGCCTCGACGACGCCTAG
- the macS gene encoding MacS family sensor histidine kinase — MMAKTRRERVVRMSVEQPLWRALTGYRIMTMLYAVLLFVFTREKFERPWVAIAFLAVMAVWTLVTLPKVANAASCTKRFLVADLTIALTGIMLTPLADAQAQQIDGPTLPTIWTAGSVLAFAIKGGWRWAGFASSFVAVANIVERGEPSRDTFHNVLLVWVASIAIGYVVEVARASERTLARALEIEAATRERERLARDIHDSVLQVLAMVQRRGASLGGEAAELGRMAGEQEVALRTLVSTGLVPATRASEDASLGAVVRTVEVDGEEDDEDGEGREGGGRDCDLRSLLAPHAGSKVCFAEPGAPVLLEPAAAMELAAAVSAALDNVRRHAGEDAQAWILVEDWPEEVIVTVRDDGPGIPDGRLAQAEGEGRLGVALSIRGRLRDIGGTAELISVPGQGTEVELKVPRGKAGQAR; from the coding sequence ATGATGGCCAAGACCCGGCGCGAGCGCGTCGTACGCATGTCGGTCGAGCAGCCGCTGTGGCGTGCGCTGACCGGCTACCGCATCATGACGATGCTCTACGCGGTGCTCCTCTTCGTGTTCACGCGGGAGAAGTTCGAGCGCCCGTGGGTGGCGATCGCCTTCCTCGCGGTGATGGCCGTCTGGACCCTCGTCACGCTCCCCAAGGTGGCGAACGCGGCGAGCTGCACCAAGCGCTTCCTCGTCGCCGACCTGACGATCGCCCTCACCGGCATCATGCTCACCCCGCTCGCCGACGCCCAGGCGCAGCAGATCGACGGCCCCACCCTGCCGACAATATGGACAGCGGGCTCCGTCCTCGCGTTCGCCATCAAGGGCGGCTGGCGCTGGGCCGGTTTCGCCTCGTCCTTCGTCGCCGTCGCCAACATCGTCGAGCGCGGCGAGCCCAGCCGGGACACCTTCCACAACGTCCTGCTGGTGTGGGTCGCCTCCATCGCCATCGGTTACGTCGTCGAGGTCGCCCGCGCCTCCGAACGCACCCTCGCCCGCGCCCTGGAGATCGAGGCCGCCACCCGCGAGCGCGAGCGCCTGGCCCGCGACATTCACGACAGCGTGCTCCAGGTCCTCGCCATGGTGCAGCGGCGCGGTGCCTCCCTCGGCGGCGAGGCCGCCGAACTGGGGAGGATGGCCGGGGAGCAGGAAGTCGCCCTGCGCACCCTGGTCTCCACCGGCCTGGTGCCGGCGACGCGTGCCTCGGAGGACGCGTCGCTGGGCGCTGTGGTGCGTACGGTCGAGGTCGACGGCGAAGAGGACGACGAGGACGGCGAAGGCCGCGAAGGCGGCGGGCGTGATTGCGACCTGCGCTCCCTGCTCGCCCCGCACGCCGGCTCGAAGGTGTGTTTCGCGGAGCCCGGCGCCCCGGTCCTGCTGGAACCGGCGGCGGCCATGGAGCTCGCGGCGGCTGTCAGTGCCGCACTGGACAATGTCCGCAGGCACGCCGGCGAGGACGCCCAGGCCTGGATCCTGGTCGAGGACTGGCCGGAGGAAGTGATCGTGACGGTTCGGGACGACGGTCCCGGCATTCCGGACGGCAGGCTCGCCCAGGCCGAGGGGGAGGGGCGCCTCGGAGTGGCCCTGTCGATCCGCGGGCGGCTGCGGGACATCGGCGGCACGGCGGAGCTGATCTCGGTACCGGGGCAGGGCACAGAAGTCGAACTGAAGGTTCCACGGGGGAAGGCAGGACAGGCGCGATGA
- a CDS encoding lysophospholipid acyltransferase family protein → MKFSIGGSLKVAFRPWVEGLENIPAEGPAILASNHLSFSDSFFLPAVLDRKVTFIAKAEYFTSPGVKGKLTAAFFKGVGQLPVDRSGARGAGEAAIKAGIQVIEGGGLFGIYPEGTRSPDGRLYRGKPGGLARVALATGAPVIPVAMIDTEKIQPPGKVVPKLMRPGIRIGKPLDFSRYHGMDGDRFILRSVTDEVMYEIMKLSGQEYVDIYATAAKRQIADAEKAAKAERAEAEKAAKAGTAERSDA, encoded by the coding sequence ATGAAGTTCTCCATCGGAGGGTCACTGAAGGTTGCCTTCAGACCCTGGGTGGAGGGCCTCGAGAACATTCCCGCCGAGGGACCGGCGATCCTCGCGAGCAATCACCTGTCCTTCTCGGACTCCTTCTTCCTGCCCGCGGTCCTCGACCGCAAGGTCACCTTCATCGCCAAGGCCGAGTACTTCACCTCGCCGGGCGTGAAGGGGAAACTGACGGCGGCCTTCTTCAAGGGCGTCGGCCAGCTGCCCGTGGACCGTTCGGGCGCGCGCGGCGCGGGTGAGGCGGCGATCAAGGCCGGCATACAGGTCATCGAGGGCGGCGGCCTCTTCGGCATCTACCCGGAGGGCACCCGTTCGCCCGACGGCCGTCTCTACCGGGGCAAGCCCGGCGGTCTGGCGCGCGTGGCGCTCGCGACCGGTGCGCCGGTGATCCCGGTTGCGATGATCGACACGGAGAAGATCCAGCCGCCCGGCAAGGTCGTACCGAAGCTGATGCGTCCGGGGATCAGGATCGGCAAGCCGCTCGACTTCAGCCGCTATCACGGCATGGACGGCGACCGGTTCATCCTGCGCTCGGTGACCGACGAGGTCATGTACGAGATCATGAAGCTCTCCGGCCAGGAGTACGTCGACATCTACGCGACGGCGGCGAAGCGCCAGATAGCCGATGCGGAGAAGGCGGCCAAGGCCGAGAGGGCGGAGGCCGAAAAGGCTGCGAAGGCCGGAACGGCGGAACGGTCAGACGCGTAA
- a CDS encoding alpha/beta hydrolase → MPVLPGAEPFRHEGGEVGVLLCHGFTGSPQSLRPWAEHLAERGLTVSLPLLPGHGTRWEDMQVTTWQDWYAEVDRELRVLVDRCSQVFVFGLSMGGALTLRLAAKHGDAISGIVVVNPANKVHGLSAYALPMARHLVRTTKGLRNDIAKAGEEEVGYDRVPLHAAHSVRNFFRIVDSELPQVTQPMLLLHSPQDHVVPAADSARILGRVSSTDVTEILLEQSYHVATLDHDAERIFDESYAFIGRLAPSVGKKGSTTGG, encoded by the coding sequence GTGCCGGTCCTTCCTGGAGCCGAGCCGTTCCGCCACGAGGGCGGAGAGGTCGGCGTCCTCCTCTGTCACGGCTTCACCGGTTCCCCGCAGTCGCTGCGCCCCTGGGCAGAGCATCTGGCCGAGCGCGGACTGACCGTCTCCCTGCCGCTGCTCCCCGGGCACGGCACCCGCTGGGAAGACATGCAGGTCACGACCTGGCAGGACTGGTACGCGGAGGTCGACCGCGAGCTGCGCGTCCTCGTCGACCGGTGCAGCCAGGTCTTCGTCTTCGGCCTCTCGATGGGCGGGGCGCTCACGCTGCGCCTGGCCGCCAAGCACGGGGACGCGATCTCCGGGATCGTCGTGGTCAACCCGGCGAACAAGGTGCACGGCCTGTCGGCGTACGCACTGCCGATGGCCCGCCATCTTGTCCGTACGACAAAGGGGCTGCGCAACGACATCGCGAAGGCGGGCGAGGAGGAGGTCGGCTACGACCGGGTCCCGCTGCACGCCGCGCACTCCGTGCGGAACTTCTTCCGGATTGTCGACAGCGAGCTGCCGCAGGTCACGCAGCCGATGCTGCTCCTGCACAGCCCGCAGGACCATGTGGTGCCGGCTGCCGACTCGGCCCGGATCCTCGGCCGGGTCTCCTCCACGGACGTCACCGAGATCCTGCTGGAACAGAGCTACCACGTCGCGACGTTGGACCACGACGCGGAGCGGATCTTCGACGAGAGTTATGCGTTCATCGGCCGCCTCGCTCCGAGTGTCGGTAAGAAGGGGAGCACGACCGGTGGCTGA
- a CDS encoding endonuclease/exonuclease/phosphatase family protein yields the protein MATSDVTSTLPNSRTEPDGSAVIRVLSYNIRSMRDDEDALARVIRACEPDLVLVQEAPRFFRWRKHAARLAARTELVMLSGGAPASGPMLLCSLRATVERTEDVLLPRTPGLHQRGFATAVVRMGGARFGVLSCHLSLQAEERYAQGGMLLDRLAAMGVPHAIAGGDLNDRPDGRTFRRLAGELQDCWAVKPWGGEYTSTPDSPHQRIDAIFATEGIEVLGCGVPLDLPEADVRAATDHLPVLAALRVPAK from the coding sequence ATGGCGACGAGTGACGTGACGAGTACGCTCCCCAACTCCCGTACCGAGCCGGACGGTTCCGCCGTGATCCGGGTGCTGAGCTACAACATCCGCTCGATGCGCGACGACGAGGACGCACTGGCCCGCGTCATCCGGGCCTGCGAGCCGGACCTCGTGCTCGTACAGGAGGCGCCGCGGTTCTTCCGCTGGCGCAAGCACGCGGCGCGGCTCGCCGCCAGGACGGAGCTGGTGATGCTGAGCGGTGGGGCCCCGGCGTCGGGGCCGATGCTGCTGTGCTCGCTGCGGGCGACGGTGGAGCGTACGGAGGACGTACTGCTGCCGCGTACGCCGGGGCTGCATCAGCGGGGGTTCGCGACGGCGGTGGTACGGATGGGGGGCGCGAGGTTCGGCGTACTGAGCTGCCACCTGAGCCTCCAGGCCGAGGAGCGGTACGCCCAGGGCGGGATGCTGCTGGACCGCCTCGCGGCGATGGGCGTGCCGCATGCGATCGCGGGCGGCGACCTCAACGACCGCCCGGACGGTCGTACTTTCCGGCGGCTGGCGGGGGAGCTTCAGGACTGCTGGGCGGTGAAGCCGTGGGGCGGCGAATACACGTCGACGCCGGACAGTCCGCATCAGCGTATCGACGCGATCTTCGCGACCGAGGGCATCGAAGTCCTGGGCTGCGGGGTCCCGTTGGACCTGCCGGAGGCGGACGTCAGGGCGGCCACGGACCACCTGCCGGTGCTGGCGGCGCTGCGGGTTCCGGCGAAGTAG
- a CDS encoding ROK family glucokinase has protein sequence MGLTIGVDIGGTKIAAGVVDEEGTILDTHKVSTPPTAEGIVDAICAAVSEAGKGHDIEAVGIGAAGYVDDKRATVLFAPNIKWRHEPLKDKVEQRVGLPVVVENDANAAAWGEYRFGAGQGHEDVICITLGTGLGGGIIIGNKLRRGRFGVAAEFGHIRVVPDGLLCGCGSQGCWEQYASGRALVRYARQRANATPENATILLGLGDGTPEGIEGKHISDAARQGCPVAIDSFRELARWAGAGLADLASLFDPSAFIVGGGVSDEGELVLDPIRKSFRRWLVGGQYRPHAQVLAAQLGGKAGLVGAADLARQG, from the coding sequence ATGGGACTCACCATCGGCGTCGACATCGGCGGCACGAAGATCGCGGCAGGCGTGGTCGACGAAGAGGGCACCATTCTCGACACGCACAAGGTGTCCACGCCGCCGACCGCCGAAGGCATCGTCGACGCGATCTGCGCGGCCGTTTCCGAGGCCGGCAAGGGCCACGACATCGAGGCGGTCGGCATCGGTGCGGCCGGTTACGTCGACGACAAGCGTGCGACCGTCCTCTTCGCCCCGAACATCAAGTGGCGGCACGAACCGCTCAAGGACAAGGTCGAGCAGCGCGTCGGCCTGCCGGTCGTCGTCGAGAACGACGCGAACGCGGCGGCCTGGGGCGAGTACAGGTTCGGTGCGGGCCAGGGCCACGAGGACGTCATCTGCATCACCCTCGGCACCGGCCTCGGCGGCGGCATCATCATCGGCAACAAGCTGCGCCGCGGACGCTTCGGCGTGGCCGCCGAGTTCGGCCACATCCGGGTCGTGCCCGACGGCCTGCTGTGCGGCTGCGGCAGCCAGGGCTGCTGGGAGCAGTACGCATCAGGACGCGCCCTCGTGCGGTACGCCAGGCAGCGCGCCAACGCGACGCCCGAGAACGCCACGATCCTGCTGGGCCTCGGCGACGGCACCCCTGAGGGCATCGAAGGCAAGCACATCAGCGACGCCGCCCGGCAGGGCTGCCCGGTGGCGATCGACTCCTTCCGCGAGCTGGCCCGCTGGGCCGGCGCGGGCCTGGCCGACCTCGCCTCGCTGTTCGACCCGTCGGCGTTCATCGTGGGCGGCGGCGTCTCGGACGAGGGCGAGCTGGTCCTCGACCCGATCCGCAAGTCGTTCCGCCGCTGGCTCGTGGGCGGCCAGTACCGCCCGCACGCCCAGGTTCTCGCCGCCCAGCTGGGCGGCAAGGCCGGCCTGGTCGGCGCGGCGGACCTGGCCCGCCAGGGCTAG
- a CDS encoding DUF5304 domain-containing protein: MSDATEGPRPESAEATDADAWAKACAEDLAAEKARRRSRQGAPPGSAAEELRKLVDAVADKVSSLQSSLPGMAAQGTVSQLINQAKSAVEPVIERNPEVFDHLAAAGNELLAAYRSAVEGQERRWTREASGPGRPGGRKDDGDDGPEGPSAGEHIDLD, from the coding sequence ATGAGCGATGCCACCGAGGGCCCTCGGCCCGAGTCCGCCGAGGCCACCGACGCCGATGCCTGGGCGAAGGCATGTGCCGAGGACCTCGCCGCCGAGAAAGCCCGCCGCCGAAGCAGGCAGGGGGCGCCTCCCGGCTCGGCCGCGGAGGAGCTGCGCAAGCTCGTCGACGCGGTCGCCGACAAGGTCTCGTCGCTCCAGTCGTCGCTGCCCGGCATGGCCGCGCAGGGCACGGTCAGCCAGCTCATCAACCAGGCGAAGTCCGCCGTCGAGCCGGTCATCGAACGCAACCCGGAGGTGTTCGACCACCTCGCCGCGGCCGGCAACGAACTGCTCGCCGCCTACCGCTCCGCGGTCGAGGGCCAGGAGCGCCGCTGGACCCGCGAAGCCTCCGGGCCCGGGCGCCCCGGAGGCCGTAAGGACGACGGCGACGACGGCCCCGAGGGCCCCTCGGCCGGCGAGCACATCGACCTGGACTGA
- a CDS encoding ArsA family ATPase — MRTVLVTGPGGAGRTTVAAATALAAARRGHRVLALSTDRGDTLGAALGITTGSGSGSGPGSAPVEAASGLWAARIDSGAHFRRELLSLQDRAGSVLDLLGANRLDGEELTELPGSEQFALLRALRACAGPEAAQTYDVVVVDLPPLPDTLAALALPEQLRRYLRRLLPPERQAARALRPMLAQLAGVPMPAQWLYETAARWDAELAAVQALLDDSATTVRLVAEPGPAGADALRTARTGLALFGLSVDTVAANRVLPQDTPDTWLATLAAQQQKCLAEWAGEWQPAATLREVRHLGRDPRGLDDLAALSALSASSEDFDGNDLAVEEAGPARDPWPVEDRIADDGVLVWHLPLPGAVKEELGLVRRGDELVLDAGPFRRILTLPSALRRCTVSGAGLTDGVLRVRFTPDPQLWQRRQTASPGDSPDKSLPPGRTSRSDR, encoded by the coding sequence ATGCGTACGGTCCTCGTCACCGGCCCCGGCGGCGCGGGCCGCACCACCGTCGCCGCCGCGACCGCCCTCGCGGCCGCGCGGCGGGGGCACCGCGTCCTCGCGCTCTCCACCGACCGGGGGGACACGCTGGGCGCCGCGCTCGGCATAACCACCGGCAGTGGCTCGGGCTCCGGCCCCGGCTCGGCGCCGGTCGAGGCCGCGTCCGGCCTGTGGGCCGCGAGGATCGACTCCGGCGCCCACTTCCGCAGGGAGCTGCTGTCCCTGCAGGACCGCGCTGGATCCGTGCTCGACCTGCTCGGCGCGAACCGGCTGGACGGCGAGGAACTGACCGAGCTCCCCGGCAGCGAGCAGTTCGCGCTGCTGCGCGCCCTGCGGGCCTGCGCGGGCCCCGAGGCGGCACAGACGTACGACGTCGTGGTCGTCGACCTGCCGCCGCTGCCCGACACCCTCGCCGCGCTCGCCCTCCCCGAACAGCTGCGCCGCTACCTGCGTCGCCTGCTCCCGCCCGAACGCCAGGCGGCCCGCGCACTGCGCCCCATGCTCGCCCAGCTCGCCGGGGTGCCGATGCCCGCACAGTGGCTGTACGAGACGGCTGCCCGCTGGGACGCGGAACTGGCCGCCGTACAGGCCCTGCTGGACGACAGCGCGACGACCGTGCGACTGGTCGCCGAGCCGGGGCCCGCCGGAGCCGACGCGCTGCGCACCGCCCGTACCGGCCTGGCCCTCTTCGGCCTGAGCGTCGACACCGTCGCCGCGAACCGGGTGCTGCCGCAGGACACCCCGGACACCTGGCTCGCGACGCTGGCCGCGCAGCAGCAGAAGTGCCTGGCCGAGTGGGCCGGCGAGTGGCAGCCCGCGGCGACGCTGCGCGAGGTCCGCCACCTGGGCCGGGACCCGCGCGGCTTGGACGACCTGGCAGCCCTGTCCGCCCTGTCCGCGTCGTCCGAGGACTTCGACGGCAATGACCTGGCGGTCGAGGAAGCCGGGCCCGCCCGTGACCCGTGGCCCGTGGAGGACCGGATCGCGGACGACGGCGTCCTCGTCTGGCACCTGCCCCTGCCGGGCGCCGTCAAGGAAGAGCTCGGCCTCGTCCGCAGGGGTGACGAACTGGTACTCGACGCGGGCCCGTTCCGCCGCATCCTGACCCTCCCCTCGGCCCTGCGCCGCTGCACCGTCTCCGGCGCGGGCCTCACCGACGGCGTCCTGCGCGTCCGATTCACGCCCGACCCCCAGCTGTGGCAGCGACGCCAGACTGCGTCTCCCGGGGACAGCCCCGACAAGTCCCTGCCCCCCGGCCGGACAAGCAGGTCGGACCGCTGA